One genomic region from Magallana gigas chromosome 3, xbMagGiga1.1, whole genome shotgun sequence encodes:
- the LOC105337448 gene encoding uncharacterized protein — protein MGSGASKGDQPTKIQPVEHPILNHKAPEVQISIKTTEPLKKNDLTENKVNSSVDKAEKTLEVNNKTDVNSTRDLDKKVEESILTTPNMSADSKAVDNSPGHDKDQAPSKKAEKPTEMSSKKSTADQNEEQENKSDSEETEEVSETKKVPLTAEQIEEKKTQTFKALKKNLDILSDVDGHLNEKGTFDKDFKNATFNLQSHHFALKKASLDIDNQFKEELGDVFVELGGVKIVCDVVVYCQKKGYYNEENKLIQGVSMPLINCLIILLNFTDANARHCHLLVEHAEFLPQILEALQRLLLSHLEDSMRVKDEKALGYYHSIIHNIAQSELCIHELREMGIVEVLLPYLKSSKDKILLTTLASLADIVDDSEAAHLETGGDLFKFLLKTLKSAMNDRHRRCKGWSAKELARTVRRIAKNDVNKKSLVAQGSLPVLVSLTESKYEDEQIEAFGALWMLSFDKENQDIMLQNEAVMEALVNSRKSQNKKIEKSCSGALWNMREKLSAIEKYKDLGKEFNRSETDVTQSNSAGSSRGHVMLSYQWANQNTIKKIRDNLQANGIKCWMDIDDMQGSTLNAMARAVEGAEIVLICYSKKYQDSPNCRAEAEYAFQLRKPIIPLKMERNYQAREWLGFIIGSKLFFELTDKYPFDSKMSALIKEVLSRQKKSIPENPVISSTLPAPTQKVETSSSKPNTKIQASEVVKNWKEIDVLRWMNHHKLPSSKFSSLTGIEIAFLQVLRQESPDFFYKTLNDMLKIKDLPTLAKFTFALEDTLV, from the exons ATGGGATCAGGAGCTTCCAAGGGTGACCAGCCTACCAAAATCCAACCTGTGGAACACCccattttaaatcataaagCACCAGAAGtgcaaatttcaattaaaaccaCAGAGCctttaaaaaagaatgatttAACGGAAAATAAAGTAAACAGCTCGGTGGACAAGGCAGAAAAAACATTGGAAGTGAATAACAAGACAGATGTGAATTCAACACGAGATTTAGATAAGAAAGTTGAAGAAAGCATATTAACCACACCAAATATGTCTGCAGATAGTAAAGCTGTGGATAACTCACCTGGTCATGATAAAGATCAGGCACCATCAAAGAAGGCCGAGAAACCAACTGAGATGTCATCTAAAAAGTCTACTGCAGATCAGAATGAAGAACAAGAGAATAAGAGTGATTCTGAGGAGACAGAGGAAGTGTCAGAGACAAAAAAGGTCCCATTGACAGCAGAGcaaattgaagaaaagaaaacCCAAACATTTAAAGCTCTGAAGAAAAATCTTGACATTCTTTCAGACGTCGATGGGCACTTAAATGAAAAAGGAACTTTTGACAAAGATTTCAAGAACGCTACATTTAATCTTCAAAGTCATCATTTTGCTTTAAAGAAAGCAAGCTTGGATATTGATAACCAATTCAAAGAAGAGCTTGGAGATGTGTTTGTTGAGCTTGGAGGAGTGAAGATCGTCTGTGATGTGGTGGTGTACTGTCAAAAGAAAGGATATTATAATGAAGAGAACAAATTAATTCAGGGAGTGTCAATGCCACTGATCAATTGTTTGATAATACTGTTGAACTTTACTGATGCTAATGCCAGGCACTGTCACTTACTGGTGGAACATGCAGAATTCCTGCCCCAGATCCTGGAGGCTTTACAGAGGCTGTTATTAAGTCATCTCGAGGACAGCATGCGG gtaaaagatgaaaaagcGTTGGGATACTACCACTCAATAATTCACAATATTGCTCAGAGTGAACTCTGCATCCATGAGCTGAGGGAGATGGGCATTGTTGAGGTACTTTTACCCTATCTCAAATCAAGCAAAGACAAGATCCTACTAACGACCCTGGCCAGTCTAGCAGACATTGTGGATGACTCGGAAGCCGCGCATCTAGAGACCGGAGGAGACTTATTCAAGTTTCTGCTGAAAACTTTGAAATCCGCAATGAATGACCGCCATCGAAGATGCAAAGGCTGGTCTGCAAAGGAATTAGCTAGAA CCGTAAGAAGAATTGCGAAGAACGATGTTAATAAGAAGTCTCTGGTAGCACAAGGTTCTTTGCCAGTTCTTGTGTCTTTAACAGAATCTAAGTATGAAGATGAACAGATAG AGGCTTTTGGAGCACTGTGGATGTTGTCATTTGACAAAGAGAACCAGGATATAATGCTTCAAAATGAAGCGGTCATGGAAGCTCTTGTAAACTCGAGAAAATCTCAgaacaaaaaaattgagaaatcaTGTTCAGGAGCCCTTTGGAATATGAGGGAAAAGCTCAGTGCCATAGAAAAGTATAAGGACTTGG GTAAAGAATTCAATAGAAGTGAAACGGATGTGACACAATCTAATTCTGCTGGAAGCAGTAGAGGTCACGTGATGCTCAGCTACCAATGGGCCAATCAAAATACAATCAAGAAGATTCGGGACAATCTTCAAGCCAACGGGATCAAGTGCTGGATGGATATAGATGACATGCAGGGCTCCACACTGAACGCCATGGCACGGGCAGTGGAGGGGGCTGAAATTGTTCTGATCTGTTACTCCAAGAAGTATCAGGACAGCCCTAACTGTAGAGCTG aggcAGAATATGCCTTTCAGCTGAGAAAACCAATAATTCCTCTGAAGATGGAGAGGAACTATCAGGCCAGAGAGTGGCTCGGATTCATCATTGGCTCCAAGCTATTTTTCGAGTTGACAGATAAATATCCATTTGACAGCAAAATGAGTGCCTTGATTAAAGAAGTGCTCAGTCGACAGAAGAAGTCCATCCCAGAAAACCCAGTCATTTCCAGTACACTTCCTGCCCCTACACAG AAAGTAGAGACATCAAGTTCAAAACCCAATACCAAAATTCAGGCATCAGAAGTGGTGAAAAACTGGAAAGAAATTGATGTTCTGAGATGGATGAATCATCACAAATTGCCGAG TTCCAAGTTTTCTTCACTGACAGGAATTGAGATTGCATTTCTTCAGGTTCTGAGACAAGag TCTCCAGATTTTTTCTACAAAACATTGAATGATATGTTGAAGATAAAAGATCTTCCAACTCTGGCCAAGTTTACATTTGCTTTAGAGGATACCCTGGTGTAA
- the LOC105337446 gene encoding uncharacterized protein, translated as MGSVTSKKEQTIVVQPIQTLSTDEDMLEKHSNMSSNKMTADQVLEESDLEETESMSEKSILLTENEIEEMKTNTFKSLEKNLYILSDIIGHFNEKEFFDEDFVQAAYDLQRHSSALDHASLEINHQFEKELGDVFVQFSGVKTACDVVVFCLNKGYYDEENELIDGVSNPLNSCLGTLLNFTDANARHCHLLVEHGEFLPQILKALQRLTSSHLEDNMRENDDELLDHYISIIHNIAQSENCNTELRKIGFVEVLLPYLKSRSDSILLVTLTTLADLVDDSEAKHLEANRDLFKFLLKCLTYSLNDRHRRCEGWSAMELTRTIRRIAKNDVNKKSLVAEGSLPVLVALSQSKHEDEQIEAFGALWVLSFDKDNQNIMLQDDAVMETLIKFRTSQNKKIKNACDGALWNMREKLTSKVKYEEIGYKSKSYEQELVLSHSETKKGHVMISYQWANQKIIQNIRDSLQENGVKCWMDIDDMQGSTLDAMAQAVEGAEIILICYSKKYQDSPSCRAEAEYAFKLRKPIIPLKMERNYEAREWLGLILGSKLFFEFTDKYPFESKMSGLIKEVLSRQRKAIPEKPVISQAAPASTEGTGTFTSKPRRKSQASDAVKRWKQADVLRWINHHNLPSSKFSSLTGIEIAYLQVLRQESPDFFHKALYEIMEIKDILTLAKFSFALDDTLV; from the exons atgGGTTCCGTAACGTCCAAGAAAGAACAAACTATTGTTGTTCAGCCAATTCAGACCTTATCGACTGACGAAGATATGCTAGAAAAGCATTCGAATATGTCATCGAACAAAATGACAGCCGATCAGGTTCTGGAAGAGAGTGATTTAGAGGAAACTGAATCCATGTCGGAGAAAAGTATCTTACTGACAGAGAACGAAATTGAGGAAATGAAAACCAACACGTTCAAATctcttgaaaaaaatctttatattctTTCGGACATTATTGGACACTTTAATGAAAAGGAATTTTTTGATGAAGATTTTGTTCAGGCAGCATATGATCTCCAAAGACACAGTTCTGCTTTAGATCACGCAAGCTTAGAAATTAACCATCAATTTGAAAAAGAGCTCGGAGATGTGTTTGTTCAATTTAGCGGAGTAAAAACAGCCTGTGATGTAGTTGTGTTCTGTTTAAATAAAGGATATTATGATGAGGAAAATGAATTGATCGATGGAGTATCGAATCCACTGAACAGTTGTTTGGGAACACTGCTGAACTTTACTGATGCTAATGCTAGGCACTGTCACTTACTGGTGGAACATGGCGAATTCCTGCCCCAGATCCTGAAGGCTTTACAGAGGTTGACATCAAGTCATCTGGAGGACAACATGCGG GAAAATGATGACGAACTTCTTGATCACTATATATCCATAATTCACAATATTGCTCAAAGCGAAAATTGCAATACTGAGCTGAGGAAAATTGGATTTGTTGAAGTGCTTTTGCCCTACCTAAAATCCAGAAGTGATTCCATTCTTTTGGTTACCCTAACTACCCTGGCTGACTTGGTCGATGACTCTGAAGCTAAGCATCTAGAAGCAAATAGGGATCTCTTCAAATTTCTTCTGAAATGTTTAACCTACTCATTAAATGATCGCCATCGAAGATGTGAAGGCTGGTCTGCCATGGAATTAACCAGAA CTATCAGAAGAATAGCGaaaaatgatgtaaataaaaagtcATTGGTGGCCGAAGGTTCATTGCCAGTTCTTGTGGCCTTATCGCAATCGAAGCATGAAGACGAGCAAATAG aggcCTTTGGAGCGCTATGGGTGTTGTCATTTGACAAAGACAACCAGAATATCATGCTTCAAGATGATGCAGTCATGGAAACTTTGATAAAGTTTCGAACatctcaaaacaaaaaaataaaaaatgcgtGCGATGGAGCTCTTTGGAATATGAGAGAAAAGCTCACTTCCAAAGTAAAGTATGAGGAAATAG GTTATAAAAGCAAGAGTTATGAACAGGAATTAGTCCTATCACACTCCGAAACTAAAAAGGGCCATGTGATGATTAGCTACCAATGGGCAAATCAAAAAATAATCCAAAACATTCGTGATAGCCTGCAAGAGAACGGGGTCAAGTGTTGGATGGACATAGATGACATGCAGGGGTCCACTCTAGATGCTATGGCTCAGGCAGTTGAGGGTgctgaaattattttgatatgttaCTCCAAAAAGTACCAGGATAGCCCTTCCTGTAGAGCAG AGGCAGAATATGCTTTTAAGCTGAGGAAGCCGATAATTCCTCTCAAAATGGAAAGAAATTATGAGGCTCGAGAGTGGCTTGGGTTGATTCTTGGCTCCAAGCTATTTTTCGAGTTTACTGATAAATATCCGTTTGAAAGCAAAATGAGCGGTTTGATTAAGGAAGTGCTAAGTCGACAGAGGAAGGCCATCCCAGAGAAACCAGTTATTTCCCAGGCAGCTCCTGCTTCAACAGAG GGAACGGGCACATTCACTTCAAAACCAAGACGGAAAAGTCAGGCATCCGATGCAGTGAAAAGATGGAAACAAGCAGATGTCCTTAGATGGATTAATCATCACAACCTACCAAG ttCCAAGTTCTCTTCTTTGACTGGGATTGAGATTGCATATCTGCAAGTTCTGAGACAAGAG TCACCTGATTTTTTCCACAAGGCTCTATATGAGATAATGGAGATAAAAGATATACTTACACTGGCCAAGTTCAGCTTCGCTTTGGATGATACACTTGTGTAA